The genomic region CTACAGTTGAGAAACAGCTCTTAGGATGTCTGCCGCAATCCATACTTCTTTTAGAAAAAGATGCTACAAATATTTCCCAGATAGAAGGACATTTATATTTCCGGTATGGGAACGAAGATATACATCCAGATTCAAAAAAACTGATGGTTTCTGGTTGTTTCAGAAATTTGAAAGTAGAGAAAGAAACAACAGAACTGTTTTTGCATAGTCCGTGGCATCATAGAAAAGCAAATATCTATGCTGTTTTATTACCAGAATTATATGAAGCCTGTGTTTTTGCCTATTCCCACGGTGTACAACTGTTTCGAGATAATAGAGCAGTACAAATATACCAAGGAAAGGCTTTGGAGTTTTCACAGAAAAAACGAGATTGGTTTGAATTAAGTGATTCTGTTTCTATTGAAGGTGAAACGTATGCGTTGACAAAACTTATGGATATGCTGAAACATCATCAGGATTGGGTGCAGCTTGATGATGCCTTTTTTTTGTTTCCTCATTCGATACAACAACTTTTGAAATTTCCTCGGCAAGAGAATACTGTACACATTCCTGTGTCAGGATTGAAGGAAAGTATTGACTTTTTGTCCGATAGCCACATATCACCTGTAATCGTGAATACTTTACCTAAAAGACAACTGGTAGATGTTCATTTGGATATCAACGATAGATTATTGAATCTATTACGCCCATACCAAATCGTTGGAGTCCGTTGGTTGAAATATCTGTATATGAATGGGTTGGGAGGTTGTCTGGCCGATGAAATGGGATTGGGAAAAACCATCCAGACATTGGCAACGCTTTCAGATAATGAGGTAGCAAAAAACAGTGTTCCTGATCTTATTGTGGTACCGAAAACACTTTTATTTAACTGGTTACATGAAATTGCCAGTTTTTTCCCTGAAGCCCATGTAATTCTTTACTACCAATCAAAGCGATGTTTACCGAAAACTGTTAAGTCCCATACTTTGATTATTACGACATACGGAATCATAGATAATGACATACAACTTTTTGCCTCAACTACTTTCAATTGTCTTGTGTTTGATGAAGCTCAAGCCTTGAAAAACAGCAGGACAAAGCATCACCAATCTTGTTTGAAATTAAAAGCTCGTTTTTGTTTGGCATTGACAGGGACACCTATAGAAAATTCTGTAGCTGATATTTGGTCGATCTATCATATTGTGCTTCCTGGATATCTTGGAAAACGAAAAGAATTTATCACAAGATATGTATCCTCTGAAAAACAAATTTATCTTCATAGGATACTTTCTCCAGTATTGCTTCGGAGGACAAAAGAAGAGGTACTCAAAGAATTACCTCCGAAACAATTTATTCCTATATATAATTCTATGGATGACAAGCAAAGGGAATTGTATGATGCAATTCTTATTACGATACGAACGGCATTGCAGAAGCATGGATCCTCCCATGTAATGACGAATAATTCAGTAATTGTATTGAATGGCTTACTACGACTTCGTCAAATATGCTGCCACCCTCAGTTGTTGCCTTTTGAGTTGAATTTCAATCATGCACACAGTAGTGGTAAATTTGACCAATTTTGTGATTTAGTTGCTCGGTTAATCAGTGAAAGACGGAAAATTGTGGTATTTTGTCAGTTTACGTCTATGTTGAAAATTATTTTGAGATGGGTGATTGCACAGCATATTCCGCATTGGTATCTTGACGGTACAACAGAAAATCGAGGAAGTATTGTCGAGGGATTTGAATGTGCTGATATAGGTATTTTTCTGATTAGTCTTAAGGCTGGAGGTACAGGAATTAACCTTGTCTCTGCCCATGATGTCATTGTGTATGATCCTTGGTGGAATCCTGCAGTGGAAAACCAAGCTATTGACAGACTACATCGTATCGGACAAACAGAAACTGTTTCTGTATATAAAATGATTACGATAGATTCAATCGAAGAAAAAATTGTTAAGTTACAAAATGAAAAAAAGGATATTTTCGATGCTGTATTGCAGCATCAGGAAACTCCACAGTCCTTTGAAGTTCTGAAAAAACTGCTATTGCAATAGTTTGTTCTTATTCTTGGCTTTAGCCTGTAGCGACCATGGAACAGGTACTGCAAAAAAGGGGCTGTTACCGTGACATCCGATGACTTTTGCAGATTATATATGTATAAACTGAAGTTTCGCAGTTGATCAGGCACTTGCCTTCAGATTCTCTCCGAGGGTATCGGGAAGGTGTTTCAGAAAGATATCCATCAGCCTTGTCCTGTCCGACTCAGAAAGACAGATGTGAATGTCAAGAAGATTTTTCAGAGATGGAAAAGTCCTTGCCGATGAAAACATCATATCGCGCACAAGACAGAAGGACTGTGGAATGTCGTCGAAGACGGCCTTGATGATGAGGGCCAAAACCGTGTGGGCGGAGATATCCGCCATCTGGTCGCACATGTAGAAGAACAGCTCGCCGATCGTCCTTTCGTCGACATCGCTGCATTTTATGACGGCCAGCATCATGTACTGGATGAGGACCAGGGAGACGTAGCTGCTGACGATGCTGCTGTAGTAGTGGTGGCGGCACTGGCAGCCCTTGGTAATGTGCAGCACGCTCTTGCACACCTTTTAGAATACCTCTGTCGATTATCCCGTTTGCGGAATAAGCGACAGATCGAGCTGGTGATGCGCTATTACAAGTCGGCCTGCTCGCTTGGCAGTACACGGGTGCATGACGACTACTCGGTCATCGGCAGCGAGTTCTGTGATTTCCTTGCCTCGGTGCTCACCTACAGGCTGCTTGACGCGTTCGACAGGGCCGGGCTGTTGGAAAGCCTGACCTACAGGAAGATCATGGCCGTGCTGAAGAGGGTGAAGAAGGTGAGGAGCGGCAAGGAAGAGTGGAAGACCCGGGAAATCATGATATAGTCCTACGATTTGGGAAAGTGTTAGTTAATGAATGTTGTAGGCCCGCAAGGACTGTAAAGGCTGCAGATGTGGTCATTCCTGGCCTTTTGTAATTATTCTGCATAACTTTTGAGTAAATAGGCATTGGCACTAAACATTCATTCAAACATTCATTCAGGCATTCATAAGATTTGCAAAAGCTCTAAAAGATAGAAATATTTTTAATATTTTTATTGATAAATTAAATATTATTGTTTAAAATAGGTGTATTTGGAGATAATAAATGAGAATTGACAAACAATTGAAAATACTTAGCGTAAAAACAGATTTATCATTGACAGAAATTGGAAAACGTCTAGATAAGTCACCTCAGGCTTTTAGCCAGAAAATTAAAAGGGGAACTTTTACTATTGATGAATTGGAAGATATTGCAATGGTTACCGGGTGTAAACTGGAATGTTTTTTTACTCTACCAAATGGTGACAAAATAATTATCAGAGGGACAGATTTATGATTAGGTACTTAGAAGGAGATTTATTTAAAAGTCCAGCACAAGTTATTGTAAACACCGTAAATACAGTAGGTGTCATGGGAAAGGGAATAGCCTTGGAGTATAAAAAACGCTATCCTGATATGTTTGAAAAATATCGAAATGTTTGTGAAAAAAGGCAATTACAGATTGGAAAATTGATGTTATGGTATGCTCCTGATCATTGGATTTTGTTATTTCCGACCAAAGAACATTGGAGAAAACCTTCACGAATGGAATATATCGAAGAAGGTTTGATGAAGTTCGTTCGGACTTATTCCGAAAAACATATAGTATCCATAGCTTTTCCTAGGCTTGGTTGTGGAAATGGGGAATTGAAATGGGAAGAAGTAAAGCCTTTGATGGAGAAATATTTAGAACCACTTCCTATTGATGTATATATCTACCTTGGAAAAAATGAAACGGTGAAGCCTGAGCATAAAAATCAAGCGGAGACTATCAAATGGCTTAGGCAACATGCAAAAGACCTATCCTTCAATGGTGTCAAGGATGATATTATACATAGTAGGAAGGATTTGTTTACTCCTTATTCGTTCGGTTTTGACGGGGATCAATGGTCAGCAGAATGGGATAATGGTTTGAAATTTTTTAGAGGAGATAGCAATGATTTCTCTATACTGGTACCAGAAGATAATTTTAGAGAATTATGGGATGAAATTCGTACGCAGTCTTTTGTTTTGAAAGATGAAAAAAAAGTTGATGCAAGCCTGATTTATGCATTGCTTAATTCCTTAGGATATTTATCAGAAGTGCGTATTAAAGAAAAAAATACTGAAAAAATGATTGATGGATACCAATTAAATGAAGGTGTCGGGCGTGTTTTTTCTTTTAAGGAGGACTGAATGAATTTTCCAGAAATAATAACAGATAATTGTGCGAATCATTCAGAAATCGCATGGTGGCCAGAGTTCGCATTTCATTATACAAATATTACAAATGCTATCAATATTCTAAGAACTGGTTATCTTTATAGTCGTGTTAAGGCATCAGAACAAAATTTGATGAAAAGTGACAATGCTAGCAAGCAGGTCATAAACATGACAAACTCAAAAACAACCGAATTCGTTCGGTTTTATTTTAGGCCAATGACTCCTACCCAATATCATAATGAGGGATTTAAACACAGCCAATTGCGTTATGATGGTGATACAAATGCAAATGTCCCTGTTCCTATTTTTTTTCTTTTTAATCTTAGAAAATTGTTGGAAATGCCTGGCACCCAATTTTCACAAAATCCACAATCTGGCTATGGGTCCTCTTTATATACCGGAGCAAGTAATTTTGCAAAATTGGATTTTGATAAAATTTATGGAAATGGACCTATGTCCAATCCTTCAGAAGACAAGAGATTCCGTCATGCAGAAATAGTATACCCAGGCTCTTTTGATATTTCTTCTTGTTTGCAGTTTATCGTATGTAGGAATAATATAGAAAAAATTACGCTTCTCAATTGTATAAAAGATGTAAGCATCAAGCTGTTTGAAAAATATAGTCCAATAGTGAAGGTCCCGACCAAAGAAGTTTTTTATAAAAATGGATTGTTTATTACTGATTGTGCATATAATAACAGAATTTGTAGCGTAGTGTTTTCTGATACATATGCTAAATATAGTTATATGAATTATCAAATGAGTAAGCTTTCCGTAAATGAGTTAAGGAAACTAAATGTTCAGGTATCGTTTGATTGGGTAAATAAGCGTGATCATGTGTATCAAGAAGTAGTTGATTTTTATATTGATTATGCTAATCCAATAAATATTACTTTAACAGATTTACCTTTGTTCCCTAGAGCAACAAATATCAAGATAAAGGTTTTTATAAATAAAAAACTAATGTGCTATATTGAACAGCCGTTAGTCAGTGATTCTGTTTATTAAACCTAATTGTGTATCGTATGACTGGAAGTGTAGCAATTTCCAGAATGATAAGAAGAGAAAATTACTTGTAGGATTAGTTTCTATCTAAGCTTCATTTTTCTCTGGGGGTTCGGACGATTGTTCGGACCTTTTCTTATGATACCAGACCAAGACTCTTCCTGTAGTCCTGCGGGCTTCGCCCACCCAGTGACAGCTTGATCCGCTTCTCGTTGTACCACCTGATGTAGGCAGCAACTTTCTTGATGAACGGACTGACTGTTACGTCCCTCAATGACCTACCGTAGAATATCTCGTTCTTCAGCCGTCCAAAGAAGCCTTCACATGTCGAGTTATCAGGCGTGTAGTCTTTCCTTGCCATCGAGCGTACCAGCCCTGCCTGTTCCATTTTCCAAATCCATCCCGACCAGCAGTAATGGCAGGCAGTTCCTGTCCGTATTGTGTGCGGTATGATATTTTTATCGGTAAGGAGTTTTTTCAGCAAGGACTTTTCCTTTGGAAAATCTTCTTGACATTCACAGCCTTCTCCAGGATGCCATCCTCATCCTTGCCTGCTGGAGTTGCTTCCTTGTGTTACTCTGTGGTATAGGCATTGAAGGTGGCTTGTTCTTTTCCAAGGTTTCGGTACTGCCTGTACCTTGAAACAAGTATCGTGCGTTCAGGGTAACCCAGCTCATGGATTACAGAAGGTGTTTGTTTTTAAGCCATCAATTTCATCTATGAAATCAATTGTTCATGAATTCAAGAAGATTTATATGTCTGATCCCTTGCTGTGAGAAATCCAGGTGGTCTGTAGTGATCAGATATTTCGGATAGTTATCCCTTATGCTAAGCAACGGATCAAGTTCTCGTTTCAGTACGGATCCGTCGGCAACGGAAAGACATACTTGATAATATGAAGTTTCCGATTGCCTTACTGCGATGAAGTCGATTTTTTTACTATTGTTCTTTCCCGTACAAACCTCATAACCGCGGCGTTTCAGCTCCAGATATACCAAATTCTCTATGATGTGCCCCACATCTGAGGGTCTGGATCCAAGCAATTGGCTACGGAGTGCAGTATCTATGACATAATACTTACCGTTTGTCTTCAGTCGTTCTTTTCCTCGGATATCATATCGTTCGCACTGGTACAGGATATAGGCATTGCACATAAGCTGAAGGTACGCATCGACTGCATCTACGGATATCCTATGACATTCGGTCTTAAGGGTATTGGCAATTGAATGCGCAGAAATCGGTGAGCCGATATTTTCAAATACAAATTTTGCAACTTTGTAAAAAGAACCTATATTCTTTATTTTTCCTCGAAGCAAGATATCACGGCTGAAAATCGAATCAAACAAACCGGAAATAATCGCTGTTTTGAGATCTTCGTTTTCCGTCAAGGCCATCGCAGGAAATGAACCGATACGAATATATTCAGCCAATTGCTTTTCCTTGTCCATGCCAGCAGTCTGCAAAGATGATTCGGCTCTGAACTGTATAAATTCAGAGAAAGAAAGCGGATACATACGTATTTCTATATATCTTCCGGTCAGGTAGGTAAGATGTTCACCTGCAAACAACCGGGAATTGGAACCGGTAACATACAAATCGACATTGAAACTGACGCGGATGCTGTTGATTATTTTCGCCCATTCAGAGATTTCCTGAACTTCATCGATGAGAACATATCGTCGTTTGCCATCATCAGTGATTCGTTCCTGGACATATTTCTGCAATGCATCACCCTGCTGCAATGGAAAATATTCGCTTTTTTCAAAGTTGACATACAGGATGTTTTCTTCCGTGATATGACCCTTTGTAACAAGGTAATCACGGAACATGGCAAGAAGTGAAGATTTTCCACATCGTCTGACACCGGTAATGATTTTGACAAAGTCAGTGTCCATCGCGGAAATCATTTTATTCAAATAGAATTCTCTCTGAATCATACGACAAATATATATCCGAAGAGAGAGAAAATCAATAGTTTTACGATTATAAACCGTAAAACTTGTTATTATTTAATATTTTTCTATTATTAACCCAAAAATGTTATCAGATTTCTTGTTTTTAAGGATGTTTATTGCTATTTTTATAACAGTTATTGCCTTCAGAGACTGTTTCTTTGATTTTTATCAGACTATATATATATGGTCTTTGCTCCCTAAAAATTTACACTTTCCGGTACACTGCATCCCGACAGGTTGACAGGCCGATCTGTTTTTTCATTGCAGTATGTTTTCTAGTTACGTTAAGTGTTTGTCTGACGACCATTGATAACGGTCCCATTCAAGATATGTTGCAGGGGATAGCCAGCCTAGACTTTGCTTTAGCCGTTCCTTGTTGTGCAGACATTCGTCCTTCAGTACTCCGAGGAAGCTCTCCATCGTAGCATTGTTCAGGTATCCACAAACTGTCAATATTCTTCGTAATGACCTTTGCATGAGATGATGAAAAGGCCAAGTTCCGTCATTGTGTAAACCAGTCTGTCCTTCTGGTTGATTCGTCTACTGTAAATTTCCTTATCCTTGTATTTGAGCCGCTCAGGATTGCCGGGACCTTCAAGAACCCCTTTGTGGACGATCTCAAGTATGAGCTTGTTGATTTTTTCCTAGGTCGTATGGGTATTCCTCAGCTATGAAGTGTATTCGGCAAAACCTTTAGGTGAGAAAATTATGTTAGTCCTTATACAGTCCCAGCTTCCTGGCCTCTTCATCGGTGATGGCCTTCACATTTCCTTTTTTCAGGGCCTGCATAGCCTCATCAATTTTTGCCAGATACTGGGCATTGTTATAGACTTTTTCCATTTTTCTGAATTCGGATTCAGAAACCAGCACTACGTTTTTGTTTTTGGTACGGGATACAATCACAGGCTCTCCGTTTGCAGCGATGTCGCAGAAGTTCTTGAAATTGTCTCTCACGCTTATGGTTTTTGCAGTAATCATACAGCACCTCTATCATTAAAATAGTACGATTTTTCGTACGAAATCAAGTCTTTGGAAAATTTATTGACTGGTTCATGCATCTTCTGCATTGTGCGGAAAGTAGATGATAACCGGGGAAAGATTCCCGAGTCCAATTACCATTAGGAGGACATAGGCATGGCAATGAAAGTCCTCATAAAAAGGTAATACGTCATCGGCAAGACGGTGAAGGTCGCTACATTCAGCCCACAGCCCTCCTGCCGCTGCATGTACCTCCTGCTGTTCCGTTTCCCAGCCCAAGTAGGTATGGGGGTCATATAAAGATACCCAAAACCAAAAGTTACAGTTTGCACGAGACAATAATTAAAACCATTGGTTTAATTGGAATTATCTAGTATAATGACAATTAGACACTGGAGATAGGTAAAATGATTCATAATCTGATTGCAGAGGCTACTGAATGCGATTTTAAGGTTGCACTTGAAACAAAGAAACCAAAAAGCTGGCTTAAAAGCGTCAGTGCCTTTGCAAATGGAATTGGGGGGAAGCTTCTCTTTGGTATAGATAATGACGGCAAGGTGACTGGACTCACTAATGTCCAGTCAGATGCAGAAGCAATCAGTAGGCTGATAAAAGAACGCATTATTCCGCTTCCTCAGTTTGTTCTGACTCCCTTAAAGGAAAAAGGATTGGATATTTTGTCTTTAACTGTTGAAGCCGGGCGTTCGACACCCTATTATTACAAAGCTGATGGGATTATGGAGGCTTTTATTCGTGTTGGAAATGAAAGTGTTGTTGCTCCAGATTATATTCTCAATGAATTGATATTAAAAGGTACTCACCGTTCATTTGATGCATTAATTACAGATACAAAGAAATCCGATTATAGCTTTACACTTTTAGAAGCTACTTACCGTGAAAGAACAGGCTTGGTATTTGAACCATCCGATTATATTTCCTTTGGTTTGGCTAACAAAAATGGGTATTTGACAAATGCAGGAAAGTTACTATCTGACCAGCATATTGTATATAACTCAAGAGTATTCTGTACACGATGGAATGGGCTTGAAAAAGGTTCTATATTTGATGATGCGCTTGATGATAAGGAATTCGAAGGTAGTTTGATTTATCTGCTGCAAAATACTGAAGATTTCATTCGTAATAATTCAAAGACACGTTTTATAAAAGGTAATCAGTACCGAATTGATAAACCTGATTATGCAAGCAGGGCTATTACAGAAGCAATTGTCAATGCTTTGATTCACCGTGATTACATCATCCTTGGTAGTGAAATCCATGTTGATATGTATGATGACCGTCTGGAAATACAATCTCCAGGAGGTATGTTTGAAGGAAAAGCTATCCAAGAACGTGATATAAAATCTATTGGTTCTGCACGTCGTAATCCTGTAATTGCAGACCTTTTCCATAGAATGAAATACATGGAACGTCGTGGAAGTGGATTAGGTAAAATCCTGCTAGAAACAGCGCATTTGCCCGGATATAGAGAACAATTTAAACCTAAATTTTATTCCTCGTCATCGGATTTCCGTGTGGTTTTGAAGAATGTTAATTTCAACTTGGATGTTGTAGCCATGCAAGATAACATGCAAGATAACATGCAAGATAACATGCAAGATAACATGCAAGATAACATGCAAGATTTATTATCAAAAAAATATATAAAAGAAATTATTGGATTTTGTTCAAAGCCTCATACAAGGGAAGAAATTCAAGATTATATTAAAATAGCAAACCGTGATTATTTTAGAAAAACCTATTTAAAACCTTTGATAAATTCGGGATTACTTAAAATGACAATCCCAGATAAGCCTAACAGCCGTAATCAAAGGTACGTGGCATCTGATTCCCCTATCATAACGTAAATAATATAGAATTCAGATAGAACATAAATTGAAAAACATTGAAGAATTGAAATATATGGCAACCTAAAATGAACTGGCCAAAAGATTCTGAGAGGTTTTGGCTTGAGGAAAGGCTGAGGACATAAGCTTGCCCGACAGGCCGGTGAATAATCAGCAACACTTTCAAATTTGAAGTGTTCTGCGGTTGTACAAAATCCAATACCTATTCTATTTTAGATATTGTAGGATTGATACTATGATAAACAAAGTGGCTACCCTGAGGGAATGGAAATTCATGCTTTGCCATGCAAGCTTCTTTATCCGTTCGAAAACATTGGTTGTTTCATAGTTGGAATAATGATAGCATATCGTATAACTTGCCGGCTTACTTTTTGCTGATGATTTCTTCTTTTCACTGATTTTATTCGAAAACAGCGTTCT from Spirochaetia bacterium harbors:
- a CDS encoding DEAD/DEAH box helicase, yielding MSDPYLIVVMDIYTSKKYHAFCLETYSGEKKIVGNGIFSGLLHPVDIFNFDINIVNDSLLKLMQTSLHTGELQQISKALVLCQDLQLLSLVATSGMLFYRLEKLGKVSLLTKITHHFADKFSPGHILEISNMQIYFHDHTLYWYENAKTTVEKQLLGCLPQSILLLEKDATNISQIEGHLYFRYGNEDIHPDSKKLMVSGCFRNLKVEKETTELFLHSPWHHRKANIYAVLLPELYEACVFAYSHGVQLFRDNRAVQIYQGKALEFSQKKRDWFELSDSVSIEGETYALTKLMDMLKHHQDWVQLDDAFFLFPHSIQQLLKFPRQENTVHIPVSGLKESIDFLSDSHISPVIVNTLPKRQLVDVHLDINDRLLNLLRPYQIVGVRWLKYLYMNGLGGCLADEMGLGKTIQTLATLSDNEVAKNSVPDLIVVPKTLLFNWLHEIASFFPEAHVILYYQSKRCLPKTVKSHTLIITTYGIIDNDIQLFASTTFNCLVFDEAQALKNSRTKHHQSCLKLKARFCLALTGTPIENSVADIWSIYHIVLPGYLGKRKEFITRYVSSEKQIYLHRILSPVLLRRTKEEVLKELPPKQFIPIYNSMDDKQRELYDAILITIRTALQKHGSSHVMTNNSVIVLNGLLRLRQICCHPQLLPFELNFNHAHSSGKFDQFCDLVARLISERRKIVVFCQFTSMLKIILRWVIAQHIPHWYLDGTTENRGSIVEGFECADIGIFLISLKAGGTGINLVSAHDVIVYDPWWNPAVENQAIDRLHRIGQTETVSVYKMITIDSIEEKIVKLQNEKKDIFDAVLQHQETPQSFEVLKKLLLQ
- a CDS encoding XRE family transcriptional regulator, which gives rise to MRIDKQLKILSVKTDLSLTEIGKRLDKSPQAFSQKIKRGTFTIDELEDIAMVTGCKLECFFTLPNGDKIIIRGTDL
- a CDS encoding macro domain-containing protein — translated: MIRYLEGDLFKSPAQVIVNTVNTVGVMGKGIALEYKKRYPDMFEKYRNVCEKRQLQIGKLMLWYAPDHWILLFPTKEHWRKPSRMEYIEEGLMKFVRTYSEKHIVSIAFPRLGCGNGELKWEEVKPLMEKYLEPLPIDVYIYLGKNETVKPEHKNQAETIKWLRQHAKDLSFNGVKDDIIHSRKDLFTPYSFGFDGDQWSAEWDNGLKFFRGDSNDFSILVPEDNFRELWDEIRTQSFVLKDEKKVDASLIYALLNSLGYLSEVRIKEKNTEKMIDGYQLNEGVGRVFSFKED
- a CDS encoding DUF4433 domain-containing protein; this encodes MNFPEIITDNCANHSEIAWWPEFAFHYTNITNAINILRTGYLYSRVKASEQNLMKSDNASKQVINMTNSKTTEFVRFYFRPMTPTQYHNEGFKHSQLRYDGDTNANVPVPIFFLFNLRKLLEMPGTQFSQNPQSGYGSSLYTGASNFAKLDFDKIYGNGPMSNPSEDKRFRHAEIVYPGSFDISSCLQFIVCRNNIEKITLLNCIKDVSIKLFEKYSPIVKVPTKEVFYKNGLFITDCAYNNRICSVVFSDTYAKYSYMNYQMSKLSVNELRKLNVQVSFDWVNKRDHVYQEVVDFYIDYANPINITLTDLPLFPRATNIKIKVFINKKLMCYIEQPLVSDSVY
- a CDS encoding ATP-binding protein — its product is MDTDFVKIITGVRRCGKSSLLAMFRDYLVTKGHITEENILYVNFEKSEYFPLQQGDALQKYVQERITDDGKRRYVLIDEVQEISEWAKIINSIRVSFNVDLYVTGSNSRLFAGEHLTYLTGRYIEIRMYPLSFSEFIQFRAESSLQTAGMDKEKQLAEYIRIGSFPAMALTENEDLKTAIISGLFDSIFSRDILLRGKIKNIGSFYKVAKFVFENIGSPISAHSIANTLKTECHRISVDAVDAYLQLMCNAYILYQCERYDIRGKERLKTNGKYYVIDTALRSQLLGSRPSDVGHIIENLVYLELKRRGYEVCTGKNNSKKIDFIAVRQSETSYYQVCLSVADGSVLKRELDPLLSIRDNYPKYLITTDHLDFSQQGIRHINLLEFMNN
- a CDS encoding type II toxin-antitoxin system YoeB family toxin → MVHKGVLEGPGNPERLKYKDKEIYSRRINQKDRLVYTMTELGLFIISCKGHYEEY
- a CDS encoding type II toxin-antitoxin system Phd/YefM family antitoxin: MITAKTISVRDNFKNFCDIAANGEPVIVSRTKNKNVVLVSESEFRKMEKVYNNAQYLAKIDEAMQALKKGNVKAITDEEARKLGLYKD
- a CDS encoding putative DNA binding domain-containing protein, whose translation is MIHNLIAEATECDFKVALETKKPKSWLKSVSAFANGIGGKLLFGIDNDGKVTGLTNVQSDAEAISRLIKERIIPLPQFVLTPLKEKGLDILSLTVEAGRSTPYYYKADGIMEAFIRVGNESVVAPDYILNELILKGTHRSFDALITDTKKSDYSFTLLEATYRERTGLVFEPSDYISFGLANKNGYLTNAGKLLSDQHIVYNSRVFCTRWNGLEKGSIFDDALDDKEFEGSLIYLLQNTEDFIRNNSKTRFIKGNQYRIDKPDYASRAITEAIVNALIHRDYIILGSEIHVDMYDDRLEIQSPGGMFEGKAIQERDIKSIGSARRNPVIADLFHRMKYMERRGSGLGKILLETAHLPGYREQFKPKFYSSSSDFRVVLKNVNFNLDVVAMQDNMQDNMQDNMQDNMQDNMQDLLSKKYIKEIIGFCSKPHTREEIQDYIKIANRDYFRKTYLKPLINSGLLKMTIPDKPNSRNQRYVASDSPIIT